The nucleotide window TAATGAACAAGCGCCGCGCAAGCATGCAAAACTCCGTCCACCTCATAACCGACAAAATCGTCTATCATAGACTGAATATCTTCATTTGTCCTCTCAATTAAAATTCCTTTTTCGACGAGCGGACGAATAATTCGCAAAATCTCCGGAATGTCGCTGTGCGTAAGTTTTCTAATGTTATCATATTCGTCGGCGTAAATCATCGTGCCCTGACCGATATTGCTGAAAATTTCTTTAAGAAGCGTTCCTCCGTTATGACCGCCGACAATATGTACACGCCTGACGCCGCTTTTCGCCGCCTCGTACGACAATCCCAAAAGTTCAAGTTCTTCGTTGTTTTTATAGCCCGGATTGTCGCTTAGAATCCGCTTCGCCTGTTTTATCGTCAATTGCGAAATCATCGAATTATTTATGACGACTCCATGCGGAATAGTTAAATTATCCGCCGAAATCCCGCCGAAATCCGTCACAAAGAACAATTTTTCCGCCTTCAACGCAACGCTTATTTTCAGGGCTAATTCGTGAGATGAAATATTGTAAGGTTTTCCCGATAAATTCCAACCGATATTGGGAAAAATCGGAATCATATTATTTTCAAGAATTTTCATTATTGAAGCGCTGTCCACTTTATCTACAAGTCCGCTTGACTGAAAATCAATTCCATCGACCACACCGATGCCGCGCGCCCTAATCCAATTTCCTATAACGGAATTCGCGTTGTTTTCGGCAAACATCGTCATAACCTGATTCGCTACGTCAAAAGTCGCCATTTTTATGAAAGGAATCGCTTCTTCCGTAGAAATACGCATTCCGTCATGTTCTTGGGTTTTTATCCCGAACGTCTGCAAAATATTGTTTATACGAACTCTTGTTCCCGGAATAAGAACTATTTTTATCCCCCAATTATGCAGTAAAACGATATCGTAGATTAAAAGCGGAAACAACGGATGCGAAAGCAATCGTCCATCGGTTTTAATAACAAAAATCGAATTTTTATACTTTTGCAGATAGCCGAAGGTTTGTCTGATTGCGTCAACTTGCTCTTCAAGCAATTTGTTCCCCATAACCCCTCTTTATAAACGGATAATCCCTTTTTTCTTTTTTTCGCTTTTTTCGGCGTAAAGAACGCTGTCGGCTTTTAATAAAGCGGCTTCAAAATTCTCTTTCGTCGTTTTATCCAAAACCACAGCTCCGACACTGCATGAAATCATATACTGATGATTTTTTTCATCGTTGTATTCTTCAAACTTTTTACGGATTCTATTTACTAAATAACTACAGTCTTCATCTTTTTTAACGGAAGAAAATACAACAAATTCATCCCCGCCTATTCTTCCTATAATGTCCTCTTCACGCAAAACATCCCGCAGCAATCTCGCACAAACCGATATCGCTATATCGCCTTCCTTGTGACCGTAGTTGTCGTTAATAAATTTAAGTCCGTCCATATCGATAAATAAAACAAGCGTTACTATTTCCGGTCTTCTTAACAAATGTACAATTCTGGAATGAGCGAACTGAAAAAATCCTCTTCTGTTCAAAAGCCCCGTCATTTCATCGGTAATCGACAACACTTTTACTCTCTCTAACAACTCCGCTCCTTTCACAGCGGTAGATATATTTATGCGCAACGTTTCATAAATATCCATTGGATTCATACTGTTATATGAGATAAGCATTACGCCAAGTTCTTCGTCTTTAAAAAACAGAGGAATGAAAAACAACATTCTATGCTCTTTTTCAAATTCAAACCCGCTTATTGTAGAATAATTCGAAAAAGAAACAGGGTATCGTGCATTGTGTTTCAAACTTATTTTACTTTGCCCGTCAAATCCTACGACTTTATCAATATTCCTGTCGGCGTTAACATCTTCCCGCAAAACAGGATTTTTATACAAACCTATCAACACAGTGTAAATTGAAAATTCGGGCATCGATTCTATCAATTCTTCGCACATAGCGTCCATATCAAAAGTTAATACCAATTTATTCGTCGTTTTCCTCATCAACAATTTCGCCTCGTCCATTTCCAATCTTTTGAATTTTTCTTCTCTGGACAAAATATCGTAAATAATACCCGAAGCCGAACTAAGAGCGGAAAAAATCACGTTAACATTAGAAATTTTTTTTCTGTGAAATTCCACTCCTTCAAAAAGAATATTTATAACCTCATGCCATATTGTGAAATCACGCGAATACCGTCTGTAATAAATCAAAATATCGTTGAACAAATGCAAAAACCGCTCTTTGGAGAATTCCGGTCTTGTAATTTCTTCAACTAAGGCAGTCGCCCAAGAATGAACATGATGGCTGGAAATTTCTTTTGGGAAACAAGAAATAAATTTTCTCAAAACAAACGAATAAACCGTATTTAAATGCTTTGAAGTTTCTTCCGCGTCGACGCTTGACGCAATAACCGATCCGCCCAAACACCCGCACGACTGACGCATCACAAATAAGGAAGGAATGAATTCTACTTTTTTTACAGGAACTTTCATAATCTGATTATACAGCGTTTTCACACTTTTAACCCCTATATCAAAAAACGCCTGACGCACGGTACTCAAAGACGGAATATACATTTCCGAAACTACTTCGTCGTCAAATCCGGTTACTGCAATATTTGTCGGCACCAAAATATTTCTGCTGTTTAATTCTTCGACAACGCCTATCGCCATTTCGTCGTCGCTAACCGCTATAGCGTCAAAAGACAATTTGCGCTTGTCAATTAATTCAGCAACCGCCGCCCTGCCGGTTTCGTAACTGAAATGCCCCGGTAACACATAATCGGCGTTAAACTTGATTCCATTGTCTTTCAACGCTTTTTTGTATCCTTCAAGACGCGCTTCAGCCTCCGGATGTCCGTATGGTCCGCGCACAAAAGCAATTTTCTTTTTTGAATGATTTTTTATCAAATGATCGACAGCGCAATAGATCCCTTTTTCGTTGTCGACCAAAACCGATGGGATTTCCGATATGGGAAATGAAACCGATACCAAAGGAATTTTTTTATATAAGTTTTTAGCATACTCTTTAAATTTATCTATTTCGCTTCCTATGTCTTCTGCAATAAAACCGGAAAATAAAATGACGCCATCCAAAGAATCGTTGCTCTTTATCGCAGAAAGACAAGTTTCATAATGCGTATCAAAAGCGCCGTCTTTAGATTGATATGTTCCTACATAAGCCGTCAAATTAATATTGTTTTCTTTGGCATACGCAACAATACCATACCAAATTTCACATTGACTCACACTGTCTATAGAAGAAAACAACACCCCGAAATGCAGCCGTTTCTCCTGTTTCACTCTGTTTTCGGTCATAAGCCATTCCTTGCCGCATCAAGAATAATCAAATCTATAAAATTTATATAATATATATTATTTTATTACCGTTTTGCAAGATTTTTTGCAAAAACAAGTAATTTGACGATATTACCCGTTGAAAATTACAAGCGTTACGCTTCTCCGTAAATTTTTTAAATAATTAAAAAATGTCTTGCGTACCGTATTTTCATTTTATTATATTAGCAACGCTTTATTAGCGCACCCATCGTCTAGAGGTTAGGACACAGGGTTTTCATCCCTGCAACCGGGGTTCAATTCCCCGTGGGTGTATTCTTCAAACCTTTTACCATCCAAAGAAACAACGCTTTTTAGCGACAACAACCCTTTATTAATTTTTGCAATAGTTTGGCTTACGCGTTTTTGGACTTCGGACGAATCAAATTCGTTTATTCGGGTTTTTATGTGATTTATGTAAATCGGCGCAACCTCCCAGTCGATATGCGACAACATTTCATCGTATAAATCAAGCCAGGAAAACAATTTTGAAACGTCGCTTTTACGCGAAGTCATCGACAAATGTTCCATATAATAAACGTAAGTTTTCGTTTTTGTGAAAGCCATCGAATTAATCTTTTTGGAAGATAAAAAACAAAAGTGCATATCCTGTCCGGTTAAAAAATCACCTTGATAAAGATTGTTTTCCACAATAAAATCTTTTCGGATAAGTTTTGCCCATAATTCCCAGTTTATGCGATCAAGAACGCTGGAATAAAACGGAAACCTCTGTCTAATCCACAACGTGTTATTTGTGTATTCCGGAAAAATTCTTCCGTCCGTCGTATATATAAATTGAGCGCTTTTACAGTCCTTTTCACTCGAAACGACCGTGCAATTCCCCTGAACAATATCCACTCCCTTATATTTCTCGGCAAGATAAACCAAGGACAACAGCGAATCTTCGCTCAACTCGTCGTCGCTGTCCATAAAATACACATAATCTCCGGACGATTTAGTCAAACCCTTGTTTCTTGCTCTCCCCTGTCCCGAATTTTGCGGCTGTTTGAACAATTTGAACGTAATTTTTTCATGGATCAAATCGTTTTTTTCATAATTTTCAATATTTTTGCGCAAGACCGCAAACGAATTATCTGTCGAACAATCATCAACAAAAACCGTTTCAATCAAATTTTTTGCATATTTTTGGTTTATTATTGAGTTAAAGCACCTTTCAATCCATCGCTCGCAATTATATACGGGGATAATTATTGATATTTTGGTTTTCGCCTCAAAATTCGGAGGAGGGAGCGCTGAGGAAAACGGGACAAAATTTGGTAAATTTTGTGTTTTAACTATCTGTTTTTCATAATTTTGCGGCATTTTAAAAGAATTGAGTCCGAGTGCAATTTTTTGATAAATATTCGTTACTTTTTGAACGACTTCGGTATTTCGCTCATATTCCGGCGAAGATTTTATTTCGTGTAATTTTTCGTTTATACTACAAATTGTTTTTCCCGCAAACTCAAAATCCATATTGAGCAAGTTACTTTCGCATTCGTCAAGTTTTTCCAGAATTTCATTTGTCATAAATTCTCCGGTATATTTTTGTCGTAATTTTTATACTCATGAAAGTATTTGCGAAATTGAGAAAATTTATTTTCGGCAATTGTTTTAACAAAATCAGAATGTATTCTGTTTTTCACCCCAACCCCAAAAGAACCGATTCCGTAACAAAAATACTATTTACCGTTATAAAAAAAGCGAACTAAAGGAATTTCTTTATCCTGCCCGATCTGTAAATTGATTCTTTTAACGACATATCGGCGTTATGCATATTGTATTTTCAAAATAAAAAACAAGTAGGAGTTTATGATTTCGAACAAAAATGAAATAACTATAATTCGTCCGGACGATTTTCATTTGCACTTGCGCGACGACGAAATTATGAAAACGGTTTTGCCGCATACCGCACACGTTTTTGCGAGAGCGATTATAATGCCTAACCTCAAACCGCCGATAATTTCACTTAAAGACGTTTTCGAATATAAAAAACGGATTACGGATAATATTGCACGAGATTATGATTTCGAGCCTCTTATGACAATCTATTTAACCCAAAATCACAAGCCGAAAGATATTGAAGAATTTGCAAAATCCGGACTTGTGAAAGCGGTAAAATTGTATCCGTGCAACGCCACTACAAATTCGCAATACGGAGTACGCGATTTTGACAAAATAATTGACGCTTTGCAAACCCTGTCGCAAATGAAAATTCCTCTTTTAGTGCATGGGGAATCCACAGAGAAAGGCATTGACGTTTTTGATAGAGAAAAG belongs to Chitinispirillales bacterium and includes:
- a CDS encoding diguanylate cyclase produces the protein MTENRVKQEKRLHFGVLFSSIDSVSQCEIWYGIVAYAKENNINLTAYVGTYQSKDGAFDTHYETCLSAIKSNDSLDGVILFSGFIAEDIGSEIDKFKEYAKNLYKKIPLVSVSFPISEIPSVLVDNEKGIYCAVDHLIKNHSKKKIAFVRGPYGHPEAEARLEGYKKALKDNGIKFNADYVLPGHFSYETGRAAVAELIDKRKLSFDAIAVSDDEMAIGVVEELNSRNILVPTNIAVTGFDDEVVSEMYIPSLSTVRQAFFDIGVKSVKTLYNQIMKVPVKKVEFIPSLFVMRQSCGCLGGSVIASSVDAEETSKHLNTVYSFVLRKFISCFPKEISSHHVHSWATALVEEITRPEFSKERFLHLFNDILIYYRRYSRDFTIWHEVINILFEGVEFHRKKISNVNVIFSALSSASGIIYDILSREEKFKRLEMDEAKLLMRKTTNKLVLTFDMDAMCEELIESMPEFSIYTVLIGLYKNPVLREDVNADRNIDKVVGFDGQSKISLKHNARYPVSFSNYSTISGFEFEKEHRMLFFIPLFFKDEELGVMLISYNSMNPMDIYETLRINISTAVKGAELLERVKVLSITDEMTGLLNRRGFFQFAHSRIVHLLRRPEIVTLVLFIDMDGLKFINDNYGHKEGDIAISVCARLLRDVLREEDIIGRIGGDEFVVFSSVKKDEDCSYLVNRIRKKFEEYNDEKNHQYMISCSVGAVVLDKTTKENFEAALLKADSVLYAEKSEKKKKGIIRL
- the argA gene encoding amino-acid N-acetyltransferase, which translates into the protein MGNKLLEEQVDAIRQTFGYLQKYKNSIFVIKTDGRLLSHPLFPLLIYDIVLLHNWGIKIVLIPGTRVRINNILQTFGIKTQEHDGMRISTEEAIPFIKMATFDVANQVMTMFAENNANSVIGNWIRARGIGVVDGIDFQSSGLVDKVDSASIMKILENNMIPIFPNIGWNLSGKPYNISSHELALKISVALKAEKLFFVTDFGGISADNLTIPHGVVINNSMISQLTIKQAKRILSDNPGYKNNEELELLGLSYEAAKSGVRRVHIVGGHNGGTLLKEIFSNIGQGTMIYADEYDNIRKLTHSDIPEILRIIRPLVEKGILIERTNEDIQSMIDDFVGYEVDGVLHACAALVHYDECVEICSVAVDGVYSGMGIGKKVVSYLISYAAALKKENCFLLTTRTSDWFEELGFVEGTLDNLPKEKRESYSEKRKSRIMILDLKNVNSTSKLR